GCTCAGAAGATTAAACAGAGAGTTTATATTTAGAGACGGCTgagactctgctgctgctgcgcccaGTGAAGCGAATGTACAAGACACTATTTGAATGTGTATCGGGTCGGTTAggtttttctctgtgtgtttcTGCGCCGGAATGGTGGAAACATAATAATCAGCAACTTTCGTTTCTCGCCCTAAAGGAATGAATGCGAGGGGAGGGGAAAAATGTCCGGAAGTGCTGGATGTGGGAgccgtcggtgtagtagcaggGCAGCAGACAAGATGCGGTTATCTCACGGTGGGAGGgcgtaataataaaagaataaaaaccaaaataggAAATCTGATCTGGATGTTGGCGACGATGTCGTCATCCAGCagacggaaataaaaagaaactttttatctttttttgtttttcgtggcGCAGCGAAACAATCTGTCCCAAGATTCCGTAAAggctcctgaaaaaaaaaatcctgtccGACGTCTAACTATGGCAGACAAACAATCGATCAAACCAGCACccaacttctttttatttttcttcttcttttgttattagGTCGTATCTTATCCGGATTGGAATGTTTAATTGTGTTTTGACATGGcgcgaaaatttgaattccttttttcaaaaagtgttCTAAATTCCTGTTACGTGTGTTTTAGGTGCGTGTATAAATCATTTGCATATAGATAGCTCTGAAATCCAATCTGATCCTCTCGTCTTCTCTATTTGACAGAGAATTATTATGATCACAGGCCGGGAGAAAATATACCCCGcccaagataaaaaaaacgtggtTGGGGGTATCATTTGGATGATGCGATTTACAGGCAATTTCGGAGCGCGCTGAGGTCTAGCGTGACTCGTAATGAACCCTAATATAGTAATATTACATCTAGCCTCTAATCGAATGTCATATCCAGCCAGTTTGCTAAACAAGATTTAGGGTCGATGCGTTTGTTGAAATTGTCACAAAGGCTGGCTGCTGGGCGCtgaggaggagagagagagccaaggtccgtgagagagaaagaggctgGCTGTCAAAAGCTTATTAGCAtcgtatatatttatataggaTTGCCAGTGAGGTAGATACGGCCCGGAGGCTGCATTTCCTCGTATCTAAGAAATGCCGGGGCCTTGTTATTATATTGTGTATGTATCCTGTATCCGCCTAGATTCCCCAATggacgccccccccccctgatgTATGCGGACCTGaggggggtaaaaaaaaatgagggaaTCTTGTTTACTTTGCGGCTAAAACATccacctcctcctttttttgacaCGATGATATTGTCCAAtcgattattcaaataaagGCGCGCGCGCGCTTAAACCTCACGAGGGAATTCAATTTAAGAAAACTGGTCAAATGCAATGATTAACCAATGGTTACACATgtgtcaaattttgtttttatttattaggtGTGTTGAGAGGATTGCCGAGAGATTTCGGCGTTTGACCACCGTCACATCATCAGTCGGCATCAGCTGgcggccaacagcagcagccgggcaGCAGAGGCAACCGCGGCAACAACCGGAGTGACGTTTCCATTTAGGTCAGTCGCAGTCCTGCCACAGATTAAAATCTAGCAAATGATCAAATTCAGTCGTCTAAACTGAAAAGAAGAGATGATGGACGTTCCCAATTACTTGTCAAATGCACTTATACAGGATCAAAGCGACCGATCCTACCCCCTTTTCTATTATTAGTAGTGAAACACCACGCCCCTTCCCCCCTTCCATTTTGACGTATAATTAGCCCAGGGGGGAAATAATCGATTTGGTGACCATtttgacgtgtgtgtgtgtgtattttcagGTGGACGTAGGATCGACTAAGGCGACCAACATCGGAGGCGTTGGCGATCGAATGGGTCGCACGACTAAAAATCAACGCGGCGCTTCCGGCGGAGGCGGCGGAAGCAAAGCCGAGACTCCACCCACTACATCTCAGCAGCAACAATACGAGACGGCCCTCTACTCGCGCGAAGACATTCGCGAGCAATACTGcatcaacaagaaagaaacggaCGTGCTGGATCGCTCGTCCCACGTGCGCCAAAGAGCCAAAGGATTTTTCGGATGCCTAACGAGTCGCAAGGTAGTAACACTGGTAGAAATTCACTCAACTTTGATCAGCcccaaataattaaaaaaaaaaatcctgacaggatctttttttacatattaTGATAGATGTAAGGGCAGCCATCTTGGTGTGTGTCCTTGGCtgtcctttttattctttccctttttgtttgctCTCACTGAGAGATCTGAGAGATCtgagagaagaggaaaaatcaATACAGCAGGAGCATACAGATCCCCCCTCTGTCTCGTAGAGTCTCCAGTGGTCCGGTATCCTATACTGGCACAGCTTTTTGGATATTCCTTTCACATGCTAGCTCCTCTTTTTGCAGATATTGTCAACAGACATTCTCTGTCGTCAAATTCGTTCGCAGGCCGGGAGGGATATACACatcaaagaaacaaataagaatCTCTCTCATCATCATAAATATTCAGTGTGAAAAGGGAGGAAGAGATTCCAGGAtggataagaaacaaaaaaggtccATCGATCATCCGGATGACTTGttcatctctttttggccCTCTTCTGTTAGATTTACACGGGTAACATATTATTACCATTTGGCGCATGTCGATAAAGCCTTCGAGAGTTCCTACTCTGGTgatgtaataaaacaaaagtgggTGGGAAATACAAGATAGAAATTGTGGTTGACCCCCACCATTTTCTATTAAGATGATGAACGGCTGGGAGAAGAAGATGTAGGATCGATATGTACACAAAGACCTCTCTGGAGCCAACATCACCAGTTACACTACTAAAAGGGGTggacacagacacacagacacacattcttataataaatatatctgtgtgtgttatttatgTGAATGGGAAGTCGGAAGAGCATTCTCATAAATAGCCGAGCTGGGCTGTCGAACGACTTTATTAAGTGCATTCTTTTGCTGGGGGGTTTTTGATTgaacttgtttttgttaacattttatttgatttgtgtaTCACTTTCCCATAGGATCACggtgccaagaagaagaaatcgcgTTCGTCTTTCTTTTCGGCTTTGTGCGTCCGGCGGGCCAGCGAGGAGAACCTGTACAACGGCTGCAACAAACCCGTGGCCAACACCAACCGCAGCGTCACTCTGCCGGCCCTCCAGCCCTTCACGGTAtacacaaatgaaattaaatcagGACGCGCGCTCGCccgtcgaagaagaaattgtggCCGGTCGCGTTCTGGTTCACGACCCGACCCGCTACTTGAGCGGAAGCGGATCCAGCGATGATGGCAGTCTCAACAACGACGATCTCTTTGCTTCCTCGCTTCCGGCCAAGCCAGACATGAACCGCTCGTTGGGCTTCACCGACGTGGAAGATGTCGTCTGGTCTGATTCGGAGCCTCATCCGCACGATGGACCTCCTCCCAATCCGGCGGAAGAAGGCAAACTGCTGCAGGCCCAGAAATTGTTCGACTCGAACGTTTCGTGTCCGGATACGGCCGGCAACTATAGCGACGAGTTTGGCAGCACTTGGCAAGTTACAGTCCTCCAGCCGCATTCATCCGTCGCTGTCCGGCAGagcggaggtggtggtgggaccACCAGCTCGGATGACAAAGGCACCACCTCCTTTGTCGTCACCTGCGATTCAGATTTAGATCCACCCCATCCGCCCACTCCGCCTCCCTAGCGACCACCAGCCCCCACCGATCCCCCATCCGCCGAACTATCTGAGACGGAGAAGGAAATCATGGTCCAGTTTCCACCCTGGCCGGGATCTCAGGACGCTCAGGAGTTGCTTCCGGCACCACCCAGTTTCGCCTGCTCATCCCTCAACTCGTCTCAACTTCCCTCGGCGgatgaagaagaggatcaAATCGTGACGTCATCAGCTCCTCCACTTGCCACCGCAGCCATCGCTCCGGATATTGATCCGTCGAGTCCCAACCAGCAAATGAGTCAGCGTGTTTTATTGCGTCACTTGAAGAACGGCTCGAAAAGCATGTCGGAGACTATTACTTCCGTCGATTCCGACTCTTCCGGACGTCGAGTGAAGGAGCATGAAACGTCGGCCAGCTCTGAGCCGCTCAGCCTTCCACCCAGCGAACTGAATAGTCCCCTGCAGGCGGACGTTAATAACAGCGTAAAGTTTGTCTAGCCTTTGACggtttgattcattgattcatcaACAATCAATCAAACCGTTAGCGGCTTTGACCTCTTGAGGTAATTTCCTATTTACATGCTGTTTATTATTAATGCTCAATTAAAGTATCTTGGTTAGGGCGAATGGCAGGTCGTTCGTTTGTGATGTCAATGCTGGCTTTAGTTTTGTCAAAAATTCGGCAAAATACTACGACGATTGCGCCAGGATTCTTGGAAATATAATTCCACGTCGTTTGGCGCCCACTTTACATATTCCGTGGGCTCTGCCTTTCCAGCTCGATGACCCACCGATAGTGCCTACGACTTTTGGCAAGATgtattaaaatgttttcagcgaaaaagtcgatacgataattaatcaggATTTCGTTTTTGCCAGGATGGAATTGCGTCGTGTTGTGGCCGTCATTCGGCACGGAGATCGGACGCAGaagcagaaaatgaaaatggaagtCCGTCATCCcaggtaaaagagaaaaacagaacTCATTGTGCTAAAGAAAACTTGAATCCTTCTCAATTTATTCGTAGATTTTTTTGCTCTGTGGACCTCCTACGAATCCGAAGTCAATGGAcgccatttgaaacaaaaaaaaaattgcacaacTGCAGGAAGTGCTCGATATAGCCCGCTTTCTCTAATATCAGGAGTAGTTGCTGGTTCAGCTGATCGGAAACTAGAGGAAAAACGCGGCAAATTAGAACAACTTAAAACTGTTCTAGAATTGTACAGTATTACTTACATTATACTCTGGATAGCTAATTTCATATTATTGGctgattttctcattttctcaaaagcttatctttcttttttatttactgaTAACCTTTAAACAACTGGTTGGGTGGAGCACGTGAGGATTTGGTCGACATGTTCATCATCCACACGATGGAAGAAATCCAGGGCTTGTTGGAGGCTCACGAAGAGTTCAAAGCCACGCTTGGCGAGGCGGATAAGGAATACCAATCGATCAGTCGGTCTGGTTCAACAAGTCGAGTCGTTTGCTAGCCAGCACAGCATCCCCGGCGGCTTGGACAATCCATACACCAGTCTTACGGCcaaggtattaaaaaaaaaaaaaaaattattcacttGCTCTTGTCGACTCCTCTGCTGCGGATTTTTATCGCGGAGATAACACGGgggtcgttttttgtttttaaaataatttcgatACGATTTTATTGCTGATTCACTATATTTGCGtgctttaaatttaatttggcgCTTATCAACTGGGTCGACGTTGgcgttgatttaaaaaaaaaatcacttatttATTATGTGTCGTGTGTTTGTGTGGCCCAAACTAACTGCTGCAAACGCTCGTTGATTTTGTTAAAAGGATGAATCATCACCCAAGGTAAACCATGGCCTGTTTGCTTGGTGAATGGGCATGTTCTTTTATGGggaatgttcttttttttatcgtttttcatttttatttattcggattttttcacccTTCTCTCCAGCCCTTCAATTGCCTTAAAAGTTGTACTTTGTTGTTGgactaatttgatttttctcttgtttaagGACATAACTTCCAAATGGGCGGAAG
The sequence above is drawn from the Daphnia pulicaria isolate SC F1-1A chromosome 1, SC_F0-13Bv2, whole genome shotgun sequence genome and encodes:
- the LOC124317816 gene encoding uncharacterized protein LOC124317816; the encoded protein is MGRTTKNQRGASGGGGGSKAETPPTTSQQQQYETALYSREDIREQYCINKKETDVLDRSSHVRQRAKGFFGCLTSRKDHGAKKKKSRSSFFSALCVRRASEENLYNGCNKPVANTNRSVTLPALQPFTVYTNEIKSGRALARRRRNCGRSRSGSRPDPLLERKRIQR